The following proteins are co-located in the Hevea brasiliensis isolate MT/VB/25A 57/8 chromosome 11, ASM3005281v1, whole genome shotgun sequence genome:
- the LOC110671793 gene encoding subtilisin-like protease SBT6.1 isoform X1 — protein MATLHQTSTTFPFKSALFISFISISLFHFLTPSQKTLTLSHHNATPNNTKSTTKYIVRFTEYRKAEHLRQYLESRVKCGGWEWIERRNPAMKYATDFGVVAMEESQRERLIGEIGRLAMVKDVNVDLSYERDLLGINGGGAFVDGKKRPGKIFTSMSFNEGEHYAMAATSNSSIHWGRRLLMQKSQVTSLFGADVLWAKGHTGAKVRMAIFDTGIRSDHPHFRNIKERTNWTNEDTLNDNLGHGTFVAGVIAGQDLECPGFAPDTEIYAFRVFTDAQVSYTSWFLDAFNYAIATNMDVLNLSIGGPDYLDLPFVEKVWELTANNIIMVSAIGNDGPLYGTLNNPADQSDVIGVGGIDYSDHMAPFSSRGMSTWEIPHGYGRVKPDVVAYGREIMGSKISTGCKSLSGTSVASPVVAGVVCLLVSVIPESSRKDILNPASMKQALVEGAAKLAGPNMYEQGAGRVDLLESYEILKSYQPRASIFPSVLDFTDCPYSWPFCRQPLYAGAMPVMFNATILNGMGVIGYVKSPPTWHPLSEEGNLLSIHFTYSEVIWPWTGYLALHMQIKEEGAQFSGEIEGNVTATIYSPPAPGEKGPRSSTCVLQLKLKVVPTPARSKRVLWDQFHSIKYPPGYIPRDSLDVRNDILDWHGDHLHTNFHIMFNMLRDAGYYVETLGSPFTCFDARQYGTLLLVDLEDEYFQEEIEKLRDDVISTGLGLAVFAEWYNVDTMVKMRFFDDNTRSWWTPVTGGANIPALNELLAPFGIAFGDKILNGDFSIDGEQSRYASGTDIVRFPRGGYVHSFPFLDSSESGATQSVLLTSGMTKADSPILGLVEMGEGRIAVYGDSNCLDSSHMVTNCYWLLKKILDFSSANTRDPLLFSDSAKQDAALYIDDNQLPSRRTDVNFSLYSAVVRKDLICRSDSRFEVWGTKGYNLHVRGRNRRLPGYSVIDLGRGLNSTVDTSSLRRPKFTEKSKGDSSGNSYWGMLYGDEHDVPVLVASHWLVPVAVSITGLLLFLSIWRIRQRRRPRRRGSGSVRLSNL, from the exons ATGGCCACGCTTCACCAAacctcaacaacatttccattcaaatccGCTCTTTTCATATCTTTCATCtccatctctctcttccattttcTCACTCCCTCCCAGAAAACCCTAACCCTGTCCCACCACAACGCCACCCCAAACAATACCAAGAGCACCACCAAATACATAGTCCGTTTCACGGAGTACAGAAAGGCGGAACATCTCCGCCAGTATTTGGAGTCAAGAGTTAAATGCGGCGGATGGGAATGGATCGAGAGGCGAAACCCGGCCATGAAATATGCCACGGATTTTGGGGTGGTGGCGATGGAGGAATCCCAGAGGGAGAGATTGATTGGGGAGATTGGGAGATTGGCGATGGTTAAGGATGTGAACGTGGATTTGAGCTATGAAAGGGATTTACTTGGCATTAATGGTGGTGGTGCTTTTGTTGATGGGAAGAAACGACCTGGGAAGATATTCACTTCGATGTCGTTTAACGAAGGAGAGCATTATGCGATGGCGGCGACCAGTAATTCTTCGATTCATTGGGGACGCCGTCTTCTGATGCAG AAGTCACAGGTCACTTCTTTGTTTGGGGCAGATGTCCTTTGGGCAAAAGGACACACTGGTGCTAAAGTTAGGATGGCTATTTTTGACACTGGAATTCGATCTGATCACCCACATTTCCGTAATATTAAG GAGCGCACAAACTGGACCAATGAGGATACTTTGAATGACAATCTTGGACATGGAACTTTTGTTGCTGGTGTTATTGCTGGTCAAGATCTAGAGTGTCCTGGCTTTGCACCAGATACAGAGATTTATGCATTTCGTGTGTTTACAGATGCACAG GTATCCTACACATCATGGTTCCTTGATGCATTTAACTATGCCATTGCCACCAATATGGATGTGCTAAATTTGAGTATAGGTGGACCTGATTACTTGGATCTCCCATTCGTTGAGAAA GTCTGGGAACTAACAGCCAATAATATCATTATGGTTTCGGCTATTGGAAATGATGGACCACTTTACGGAACTTTAAACAATCCGGCAGACCAAAGTGATGTCATTGGTGTTGGTGGCATAGACTACAGTGATCACATGGCCCCATTCTCATCCCGTGGCATGAGCACCTGGGAGATTCCACATGG CTATGGCCGTGTGAAACCAGATGTTGTTGCATATGGGCGGGAAATCATGGGATCAAAGATCAGCACTGGTTGTAAAAGCTTATCTGGGACTAGTGTAGCAAGTCCTGTGGTTGCTGGTGTGGTATGCCTTCTCGTCAGTGTTATACCTGAAAGCAGTCGTAAGGATATTCTAAATCCTGCAAGTATGAAACAAGCACTCGTTGAAGGGGCTGCTAAGCTTGCTGGTCCAAACATGTATGAGCAAGGTGCAGGAAGAGTTGATCT GTTAGAGTCATATGAGATCCTGAAGAGCTATCAACCTCGGGCAAGCATCTTCCCTAGTGTTCTTGATTTTACAGATTGCCCATATTCGTGGCCCTTTTGTCGTCAACCACTCTATGCAGGTGCCATGCCAGTTATGTTCAATGCTACCATATTGAATGGAATGGGTGTCATTGGCTATGTTAAAAGTCCACCAACATGGCATCCCTTGAGTGAAGAAGGAAATCTTCTAAGCATTCACTTTACTTATTCAGAAGTCATTTGGCCTTGGACTGGTTATTTAGCACTACACATGCAAATTAAGGAAGAAGGCGCACAGTTTTCTGGAGAGATCGAGGGCAATGTAACTGCTACGATATACAGTCCTCCTGCACCCGGCGAAAAGGGTCCTCGAAGTAGCACTTGTGTGCTGCAACTGAAATTGAAGGTAGTTCCTACTCCGGCACGGTCAAAGCGGGTTTTGTGGGACCAATTTCACAGCATCAAATATCCTCCCGGATATATTCCCAGAGACTCTTTGGATGTTCGTAATGATATTCTTGATTGGCATGGGGATCACCTACATACAAATTTTCATATCATGTTCAACATGTTACGAGATGCTGGCTACTATGTTGAAACACTAGGTTCTCCTTTCACGTGTTTTGATGCTCGTCAATATGGGACACTTCTGCTAGTGGATCTTGAAGATGAGTACTTTCAAGAAGAGATTGAAAAACTGAGAGATGACGTTATTAGTACTGGATTGGGGTTGGCTGTGTTTGCTGAATGGTATAATGTGGATACAATGGTGAAAATGAGATTCTTTGATGATAATACTCGGAGCTGGTGGACTCCTGTTACTGGAGGTGCAAATATTCCAGCACTAAATGAACTTTTGGCCCCTTTTGGGATTGCTTTTGGAGATAAGATCCTGAATGGTGACTTTTCCATTGATGGAGAGCAAAGTCGATATGCATCTGGAACTGACATTGTGAGGTTTCCAAGAGGTGGGTATGTGCACAGTTTCCCTTTCCTGGATAGCTCAGAGAGTGGAGCAACACAGAGTGTACTGCTGACTTCTGGCATGACCAAg GCAGACTCTCCAATTCTTGGCCTTGTAGAGATGGGTGAAGGTCGTATTGCAGTTTATGGAGACTCCAATTGTTTGGATAGCAGCCATATGGTTACTAATTGTTACTGGCTTTTGAAGAAAATATTGGACTTCAGCAGTGCGAACACTAGAGATCCATTGCTCTTTTCCGATTCTGCTAAACAAGATGCTGCCCTTTACATAGATGACAACCAATTACCTTCTCGAAGAACTGATGTGAATTTCTCTTTGTATTCTGCTGTTGTGAGAAAGGATTTGATATGCAGGAGTGACTCCAGATTTGAAGTATGGGGAACTAAAGGATACAATCTACACGTCAGGGGAAGGAACAGAAGACTTCCTGGCTATTCTGTTATAGATTTGGGGAGAGGTTTGAATTCTACTGTTGACACTTCCAGTTTGAGGCGCCCAAAGTTTACTGAGAAAAGTAAGGGTGACTCATCGGGAAATAGTTACTGGGGTATGCTTTATGGAGATGAG CATGATGTTCCTGTGCTAGTTGCCAGTCATTGGCTTGTACCTGTAGCAGTGTCAATTACCG GCCTTTTATTATTTTTGAGCATTTGGCGAATCCGACAGAGGCGACGTCCAAGGAGGAGAGGATCTGGCTCAGTTCGTTTAAGCAATCTGTAG
- the LOC110671793 gene encoding subtilisin-like protease SBT6.1 isoform X2, which yields MATLHQTSTTFPFKSALFISFISISLFHFLTPSQKTLTLSHHNATPNNTKSTTKYIVRFTEYRKAEHLRQYLESRVKCGGWEWIERRNPAMKYATDFGVVAMEESQRERLIGEIGRLAMVKDVNVDLSYERDLLGINGGGAFVDGKKRPGKIFTSMSFNEGEHYAMAATSNSSIHWGRRLLMQKSQVTSLFGADVLWAKGHTGAKVRMAIFDTGIRSDHPHFRNIKERTNWTNEDTLNDNLGHGTFVAGVIAGQDLECPGFAPDTEIYAFRVFTDAQVWELTANNIIMVSAIGNDGPLYGTLNNPADQSDVIGVGGIDYSDHMAPFSSRGMSTWEIPHGYGRVKPDVVAYGREIMGSKISTGCKSLSGTSVASPVVAGVVCLLVSVIPESSRKDILNPASMKQALVEGAAKLAGPNMYEQGAGRVDLLESYEILKSYQPRASIFPSVLDFTDCPYSWPFCRQPLYAGAMPVMFNATILNGMGVIGYVKSPPTWHPLSEEGNLLSIHFTYSEVIWPWTGYLALHMQIKEEGAQFSGEIEGNVTATIYSPPAPGEKGPRSSTCVLQLKLKVVPTPARSKRVLWDQFHSIKYPPGYIPRDSLDVRNDILDWHGDHLHTNFHIMFNMLRDAGYYVETLGSPFTCFDARQYGTLLLVDLEDEYFQEEIEKLRDDVISTGLGLAVFAEWYNVDTMVKMRFFDDNTRSWWTPVTGGANIPALNELLAPFGIAFGDKILNGDFSIDGEQSRYASGTDIVRFPRGGYVHSFPFLDSSESGATQSVLLTSGMTKADSPILGLVEMGEGRIAVYGDSNCLDSSHMVTNCYWLLKKILDFSSANTRDPLLFSDSAKQDAALYIDDNQLPSRRTDVNFSLYSAVVRKDLICRSDSRFEVWGTKGYNLHVRGRNRRLPGYSVIDLGRGLNSTVDTSSLRRPKFTEKSKGDSSGNSYWGMLYGDEHDVPVLVASHWLVPVAVSITGLLLFLSIWRIRQRRRPRRRGSGSVRLSNL from the exons ATGGCCACGCTTCACCAAacctcaacaacatttccattcaaatccGCTCTTTTCATATCTTTCATCtccatctctctcttccattttcTCACTCCCTCCCAGAAAACCCTAACCCTGTCCCACCACAACGCCACCCCAAACAATACCAAGAGCACCACCAAATACATAGTCCGTTTCACGGAGTACAGAAAGGCGGAACATCTCCGCCAGTATTTGGAGTCAAGAGTTAAATGCGGCGGATGGGAATGGATCGAGAGGCGAAACCCGGCCATGAAATATGCCACGGATTTTGGGGTGGTGGCGATGGAGGAATCCCAGAGGGAGAGATTGATTGGGGAGATTGGGAGATTGGCGATGGTTAAGGATGTGAACGTGGATTTGAGCTATGAAAGGGATTTACTTGGCATTAATGGTGGTGGTGCTTTTGTTGATGGGAAGAAACGACCTGGGAAGATATTCACTTCGATGTCGTTTAACGAAGGAGAGCATTATGCGATGGCGGCGACCAGTAATTCTTCGATTCATTGGGGACGCCGTCTTCTGATGCAG AAGTCACAGGTCACTTCTTTGTTTGGGGCAGATGTCCTTTGGGCAAAAGGACACACTGGTGCTAAAGTTAGGATGGCTATTTTTGACACTGGAATTCGATCTGATCACCCACATTTCCGTAATATTAAG GAGCGCACAAACTGGACCAATGAGGATACTTTGAATGACAATCTTGGACATGGAACTTTTGTTGCTGGTGTTATTGCTGGTCAAGATCTAGAGTGTCCTGGCTTTGCACCAGATACAGAGATTTATGCATTTCGTGTGTTTACAGATGCACAG GTCTGGGAACTAACAGCCAATAATATCATTATGGTTTCGGCTATTGGAAATGATGGACCACTTTACGGAACTTTAAACAATCCGGCAGACCAAAGTGATGTCATTGGTGTTGGTGGCATAGACTACAGTGATCACATGGCCCCATTCTCATCCCGTGGCATGAGCACCTGGGAGATTCCACATGG CTATGGCCGTGTGAAACCAGATGTTGTTGCATATGGGCGGGAAATCATGGGATCAAAGATCAGCACTGGTTGTAAAAGCTTATCTGGGACTAGTGTAGCAAGTCCTGTGGTTGCTGGTGTGGTATGCCTTCTCGTCAGTGTTATACCTGAAAGCAGTCGTAAGGATATTCTAAATCCTGCAAGTATGAAACAAGCACTCGTTGAAGGGGCTGCTAAGCTTGCTGGTCCAAACATGTATGAGCAAGGTGCAGGAAGAGTTGATCT GTTAGAGTCATATGAGATCCTGAAGAGCTATCAACCTCGGGCAAGCATCTTCCCTAGTGTTCTTGATTTTACAGATTGCCCATATTCGTGGCCCTTTTGTCGTCAACCACTCTATGCAGGTGCCATGCCAGTTATGTTCAATGCTACCATATTGAATGGAATGGGTGTCATTGGCTATGTTAAAAGTCCACCAACATGGCATCCCTTGAGTGAAGAAGGAAATCTTCTAAGCATTCACTTTACTTATTCAGAAGTCATTTGGCCTTGGACTGGTTATTTAGCACTACACATGCAAATTAAGGAAGAAGGCGCACAGTTTTCTGGAGAGATCGAGGGCAATGTAACTGCTACGATATACAGTCCTCCTGCACCCGGCGAAAAGGGTCCTCGAAGTAGCACTTGTGTGCTGCAACTGAAATTGAAGGTAGTTCCTACTCCGGCACGGTCAAAGCGGGTTTTGTGGGACCAATTTCACAGCATCAAATATCCTCCCGGATATATTCCCAGAGACTCTTTGGATGTTCGTAATGATATTCTTGATTGGCATGGGGATCACCTACATACAAATTTTCATATCATGTTCAACATGTTACGAGATGCTGGCTACTATGTTGAAACACTAGGTTCTCCTTTCACGTGTTTTGATGCTCGTCAATATGGGACACTTCTGCTAGTGGATCTTGAAGATGAGTACTTTCAAGAAGAGATTGAAAAACTGAGAGATGACGTTATTAGTACTGGATTGGGGTTGGCTGTGTTTGCTGAATGGTATAATGTGGATACAATGGTGAAAATGAGATTCTTTGATGATAATACTCGGAGCTGGTGGACTCCTGTTACTGGAGGTGCAAATATTCCAGCACTAAATGAACTTTTGGCCCCTTTTGGGATTGCTTTTGGAGATAAGATCCTGAATGGTGACTTTTCCATTGATGGAGAGCAAAGTCGATATGCATCTGGAACTGACATTGTGAGGTTTCCAAGAGGTGGGTATGTGCACAGTTTCCCTTTCCTGGATAGCTCAGAGAGTGGAGCAACACAGAGTGTACTGCTGACTTCTGGCATGACCAAg GCAGACTCTCCAATTCTTGGCCTTGTAGAGATGGGTGAAGGTCGTATTGCAGTTTATGGAGACTCCAATTGTTTGGATAGCAGCCATATGGTTACTAATTGTTACTGGCTTTTGAAGAAAATATTGGACTTCAGCAGTGCGAACACTAGAGATCCATTGCTCTTTTCCGATTCTGCTAAACAAGATGCTGCCCTTTACATAGATGACAACCAATTACCTTCTCGAAGAACTGATGTGAATTTCTCTTTGTATTCTGCTGTTGTGAGAAAGGATTTGATATGCAGGAGTGACTCCAGATTTGAAGTATGGGGAACTAAAGGATACAATCTACACGTCAGGGGAAGGAACAGAAGACTTCCTGGCTATTCTGTTATAGATTTGGGGAGAGGTTTGAATTCTACTGTTGACACTTCCAGTTTGAGGCGCCCAAAGTTTACTGAGAAAAGTAAGGGTGACTCATCGGGAAATAGTTACTGGGGTATGCTTTATGGAGATGAG CATGATGTTCCTGTGCTAGTTGCCAGTCATTGGCTTGTACCTGTAGCAGTGTCAATTACCG GCCTTTTATTATTTTTGAGCATTTGGCGAATCCGACAGAGGCGACGTCCAAGGAGGAGAGGATCTGGCTCAGTTCGTTTAAGCAATCTGTAG